A part of Thermococcus sp. LS1 genomic DNA contains:
- the fdhD gene encoding formate dehydrogenase accessory sulfurtransferase FdhD, with translation MVGLIKRVKIFRWQDGPVPAEDYVCVEETFEIFAVHEKDEEFLAELPASPNQLKELGAGFVVCGGYERPEDIVDVWVEGREIYVKVKDAPTTTGELVVKHTPCGDPYRMKEGKILSRKGEEVKITPDLVLKISSTTTTLAETWRKTGGTHWAALFDLNANVVAFSEDIGRHNAVDKVVGYAVLNGLDLERLILASSGRMPYGMVRKAVNAGIPVVVTKSPPTDKGVELAREHGVTLIGFARGRRFNVYSGEHRLLF, from the coding sequence GTGGTTGGATTGATAAAGAGGGTGAAAATTTTCAGGTGGCAAGATGGACCAGTTCCCGCCGAAGACTACGTCTGCGTTGAGGAGACCTTCGAAATCTTCGCAGTACACGAAAAGGACGAAGAGTTTCTTGCCGAACTTCCAGCTTCACCCAACCAGCTGAAGGAACTTGGAGCCGGATTTGTCGTATGTGGAGGCTATGAAAGACCTGAGGACATAGTTGACGTATGGGTTGAGGGCAGGGAAATTTACGTGAAGGTGAAGGATGCCCCCACCACCACAGGCGAGCTGGTTGTGAAACACACACCCTGCGGCGACCCCTACAGAATGAAGGAGGGCAAAATTCTCAGCAGGAAGGGCGAGGAAGTCAAAATAACCCCCGACCTCGTATTGAAGATATCCTCCACGACGACAACGCTGGCTGAGACGTGGAGAAAGACGGGGGGCACACACTGGGCGGCCCTTTTCGATTTAAACGCCAACGTCGTTGCATTCAGCGAGGACATAGGCAGGCACAACGCCGTCGATAAGGTCGTAGGATACGCCGTCCTCAACGGACTCGACCTTGAAAGGCTTATCCTGGCATCGAGCGGCAGGATGCCCTATGGCATGGTAAGGAAAGCAGTCAACGCGGGCATTCCAGTAGTGGTGACGAAATCACCGCCGACGGACAAGGGCGTGGAGCTCGCCAGGGAGCACGGGGTAACCCTCATAGGCTTCGCGAGGGGAAGGCGCTTCAACGTGTACTCCGGGGAGCATCGATTATTGTTCTGA
- the fdhF gene encoding formate dehydrogenase subunit alpha — translation MSERLVPVVCPYCGVGCRLYIRSVDGYPVGIEYAKDIPNISNELGKLCPKGNAVVEYLLAKDRLKKPLKAKEQGKFVEISWSEAIKEIAERLKAYAKDDPNQLMFFGSARTFNEPNYLIQKLARMLGTNNVDHCARLCHAPTVTGLKAVFGAGAMTNTYKDIEEANVIFIIGHNYAETHPVGFRYVLKAKERGAKVIVADPRFTRTAWFADIYLQHYPGSDIALINGLIHVIIKEKLYDERFVRERCVGFDEVVSAVEKFTPEFVEKVTGVPAELIVEAARTFATAGKGVITWAMGLTQHTHGTDNVRLLGTLSAICGYQGKEGAGCAPMRGQNNVQGACDMAALPNVFPGYQAVTDPEKRKFFEEFWGVELSGEVGLTTVEAAYAADKGKVKAYYVMGENPVISEANANHVMHTLERLEFMVVQDIVPTPTMEFADIVLPAAAMLENEGSITNTERRVQWSFQAAKPPGEARPDWWIISEVGKAIGFDKTGSGGFVYNDAADVLREINACTPQYRGITPERLKENLAGLHWPCPSPDHPGTRVLYKEKFLTPDGKAHLAAVPEYRGPVEMPDEEYPFLLTTHRYVGMYHTATMTMRSEALKKRWSEPLAEIHPEDAEKLGIKSGDWIKIETRRGAYPIKAKVTRAVKKGVIAVPWHWGANVLTNDALDPVAKIPETKACACKVVKITEEDAKRLMEKLPPVIPKIEVVRG, via the coding sequence ATGAGTGAAAGGCTCGTCCCTGTGGTCTGCCCCTACTGTGGTGTAGGGTGCAGGCTCTACATCAGGAGTGTTGATGGCTATCCCGTAGGCATAGAATACGCCAAGGACATCCCCAACATCTCAAACGAACTCGGAAAGCTCTGCCCTAAAGGCAACGCCGTCGTTGAGTACCTCCTCGCAAAGGACAGGCTCAAGAAGCCCCTCAAGGCCAAGGAGCAGGGCAAGTTTGTTGAGATAAGCTGGAGCGAAGCGATTAAGGAGATCGCCGAGAGGCTCAAGGCCTACGCCAAGGACGACCCGAACCAGCTAATGTTCTTCGGTTCAGCGAGAACCTTCAACGAGCCCAACTACCTCATCCAGAAGCTGGCCAGAATGCTCGGCACCAACAACGTTGATCACTGTGCGAGGCTCTGCCATGCACCAACTGTCACGGGTCTCAAAGCTGTTTTCGGTGCCGGTGCAATGACCAACACCTACAAGGATATCGAAGAGGCAAACGTCATCTTCATCATAGGCCACAACTACGCCGAGACCCACCCAGTTGGCTTCCGCTACGTCCTCAAGGCCAAGGAGAGGGGCGCTAAGGTCATAGTCGCCGACCCGAGGTTCACCAGAACGGCCTGGTTCGCTGACATATACCTCCAGCACTATCCGGGAAGCGATATCGCGTTGATAAACGGCCTTATCCACGTCATCATCAAGGAGAAGCTCTACGACGAGAGGTTCGTCCGCGAGAGGTGCGTCGGCTTCGACGAGGTCGTCTCAGCTGTCGAGAAGTTCACACCCGAGTTCGTCGAGAAGGTAACCGGCGTCCCAGCGGAGCTTATCGTTGAGGCTGCGAGAACCTTCGCAACCGCCGGAAAAGGCGTTATAACCTGGGCCATGGGTCTGACCCAGCACACCCACGGTACCGATAATGTAAGGCTTCTCGGAACTCTCTCGGCTATATGCGGCTATCAGGGCAAGGAAGGCGCTGGCTGTGCCCCAATGCGCGGTCAGAACAACGTTCAGGGCGCCTGTGACATGGCAGCCCTGCCGAACGTCTTCCCAGGCTATCAGGCCGTCACAGACCCTGAGAAGAGGAAGTTCTTCGAGGAGTTCTGGGGCGTTGAGCTGAGCGGCGAAGTTGGGCTGACAACGGTGGAGGCTGCCTACGCGGCCGACAAGGGCAAGGTCAAGGCATACTACGTCATGGGTGAGAACCCGGTCATAAGCGAGGCCAACGCCAACCACGTGATGCACACCCTCGAAAGACTCGAGTTCATGGTTGTTCAGGACATCGTTCCAACCCCCACGATGGAGTTCGCCGACATAGTCCTTCCGGCTGCCGCCATGCTCGAGAATGAGGGTTCCATAACCAACACCGAGAGGCGCGTGCAGTGGAGCTTCCAGGCGGCAAAGCCACCTGGAGAAGCAAGGCCCGACTGGTGGATTATAAGCGAGGTCGGTAAGGCCATCGGTTTTGACAAGACCGGATCCGGTGGATTCGTCTACAACGATGCAGCCGACGTTCTCAGGGAAATCAACGCCTGTACTCCGCAGTACCGCGGTATAACCCCAGAGAGGCTCAAGGAGAACCTTGCAGGACTCCACTGGCCGTGCCCGAGCCCAGACCATCCGGGAACAAGGGTTCTCTACAAGGAGAAGTTCCTGACCCCCGATGGAAAGGCCCACCTCGCAGCAGTCCCGGAGTACAGGGGACCCGTCGAAATGCCGGACGAAGAGTACCCGTTCCTCCTCACAACCCACAGGTACGTCGGAATGTATCACACCGCAACTATGACCATGAGGAGTGAGGCCCTCAAGAAGCGCTGGTCAGAGCCCTTGGCCGAGATTCACCCTGAAGACGCTGAGAAGCTCGGAATAAAGAGCGGAGACTGGATCAAGATAGAGACTAGGAGAGGAGCCTACCCGATCAAGGCAAAAGTGACGAGGGCCGTCAAGAAGGGTGTCATCGCCGTCCCGTGGCACTGGGGAGCCAACGTCCTCACCAACGACGCCCTCGATCCCGTGGCAAAGATACCGGAGACCAAAGCCTGTGCCTGTAAGGTCGTCAAGATCACAGAAGAGGACGCCAAGAGGCTCATGGAGAAGCTCCCGCCCGTTATACCCAAGATTGAGGTCGTTAGGGGGTGA